A single region of the Mustela lutreola isolate mMusLut2 chromosome 2, mMusLut2.pri, whole genome shotgun sequence genome encodes:
- the ROPN1 gene encoding ropporin-1A isoform X2, with protein sequence MSRGEIPPVRERSERVALSNWAELTPELLKILHSRVAGRLIIHADELAQMWKVLSLPTDLFNSVMNVGRFTEEIEWLKFLALACSSLGVTIAKTLKIVCEVLSSDHDSGPPRIPFSTFQFLYTYIAEVDGEISASHVSRMLNYIEQEIIGPDGLIKVNDFTQNPRVRLE encoded by the exons ATGTCTCGTGGAGAGATTCCTCCAGTGAGAGAGCGGTCTGAGCGAGTGGCTTTGTCTAACTGGGCAGAGCTTACACCTGAGCTGTTAAAGATCCTGCATTCTCGG GTTGCTGGAAGACTGATTATCCACGCAGATGAGCTGGCCCAGATGTGGAAGGTGCTGAGTCTCCCAACAGACCTGTTTAATAGTGTGATGAATGTGGGCCGTTTCACAGAGGAGATCGAGTGGCTGAAGTTTTTAGCTCTTGCTTGCAGTTCTCTTGGAGTT ACCATTGCCAAAACTCTCAAGATAGTGTGCGAGGTGTTATCATCTGACCATGACAGTGGACCTCCCCGGATCCCATTTAGCACCTTCCAGTTTCTCTACACATATATTGCTGAGGTGGACGGGGAGATCTCTGCCTCACATGTCAGCCGAATGCTGAACTACATTGAACAGGAAAT AATTGGTCCTGATGGTTTAATCAAAGTCAATGACTTTACCCAAAACCCCAGGGTTCGGCTGGAGTAA
- the LOC131824639 gene encoding uracil-DNA glycosylase-like has product MIGQKTLYSFFSPTPAGKRRARSPEPADPGTGVAAVAEESGDAAASPPKKARAGQEDPGTPPSSPLSPEQLIRIQRNKAAALLRLPARNVPVGFGESWKKPLSAEFGKPYFIKLMGFVAEERKHYTVYPPPHQVFTWTQMCDIRHVKVVILGQDPYHGPNQAHGLCFSVQRPVPPPPSLENIYKELSTDIEGFVHPDHGDLSGWAKQGVLLLNAVLTVRAHQANSHKERGWEQFTDAVVSWLNQNSTGLVFLLWGSYAQKKGSAIDRKRHHVLQTAHPSPLSVYRGFFGCRHFSKTNELLQKSGKEPINWKDL; this is encoded by the coding sequence ATGATCGGCCAGAAGACCCTCtactcctttttctctcccaccCCCGCCGGGAAGCGACGTGCCCGCAGTCCCGAGCCGGCCGACCCGGGGACCGGCGTGGCGGCGGTGGCTGAGGAGAGCGGGGATGCGGCGGCAAGTCCCCCCAAGAAGGCCCGGGCCGGGCAGGAGGACCCCGGCACGCCGCCCTCCTCGCCGCTGAGCCCCGAGCAGTTGATCCGTATCCAGAGGAACAAGGCCGCCGCCCTGCTCAGACTCCCCGCGCGCAACGTGCCAGTGGGTTTCGGTGAGAGTTGGAAGAAGCCGCTCAGCGCGGAGTTCGGGAAACCGTATTTCATCAAGCTAATGGGATTTGTCgcggaagaaagaaaacattacacTGTTTATCCACCCCCACACCAAGTCTTCACGTGGACCCAGATGTGTGACATAAGACATGTGAAGGTTGTCATCCTGGGACAGGATCCGTATCATGGACCCAACCAAGCCCATGGGCTCTGCTTTAGTGTTCAAAGACCCGTTCCACCGCCACCCAGTTTGGAGAACATTTATAAAGAGCTGTCTACAGACATAGAGGGTTTCGTTCATCCTGATCACGGAGATTTATCTGGGTGGGCCAAGCAAGGTGTTCTCTTACTCAATGCTGTCCTCACCGTCCGGGCACACCAGGCTAATTCTCACAAGGAGAGAGGTTGGGAGCAGTTCACTGATGCGGTCGTATCCTGGCTAAATCAGAACTCCACTGGCCTGGTCTTTTTGCTCTGGGGCTCTTACGCTCAGAAGAAAGGCAGTGCCATTGACAGGAAACGCCACCATGTGCTACAGACAGCCCACCCCTCCCCATTGTCGGTGTACAGAGGGTTCTTTGGAtgtagacatttctctaaaaccAATGAGCTGCTGCAGAAGTCTGGCAAGGAGCCCATCAACTGGAAGGACCTGTGA